Proteins from one Thermococcus sp. M36 genomic window:
- a CDS encoding type II secretion system F family protein: protein MAGISSFITAFLERILPKKWLRKYELFIYSAGINFLSIEYIVISILSSVVAALATYLVMASAVYAVLLSAAVFAGIAFVYPYWRTIRRIEQMEKMLPDAFFYLASSLRAGISFSEALEELAMAKFGALTEEFRKTVSEIRKGRSTVDAMRAFALRNKRSQILYRSVMIIIEALERGAPMSDVLVFVGNDVREILRIKQERKASTGMQTMFFIMTSGFIGPLIMGVVAKVMGSISAGAVSQTLTAVTGSQAIFPVEAIQNVLLGFIVLQAVVSGLGIGVIREGKYSAGLKYSLLLAVLGVVTYKVTVSAGISI, encoded by the coding sequence ATGGCCGGAATATCATCCTTCATCACAGCGTTCCTCGAAAGGATTCTGCCGAAGAAGTGGCTCAGGAAGTACGAGCTTTTCATATACTCCGCCGGGATCAACTTTCTCTCGATAGAGTACATAGTGATATCCATTCTCTCTTCCGTTGTAGCCGCCCTTGCCACGTACCTAGTCATGGCCTCCGCAGTGTACGCCGTGCTCTTGTCGGCGGCCGTTTTTGCTGGCATCGCCTTTGTGTACCCATACTGGAGAACCATCAGGCGTATTGAGCAGATGGAAAAAATGCTGCCCGATGCCTTTTTCTACCTTGCCAGCTCTTTGAGGGCGGGCATATCCTTCTCCGAGGCTCTGGAAGAGCTCGCGATGGCAAAGTTTGGAGCCCTGACTGAGGAGTTCAGGAAGACCGTTTCTGAAATCAGAAAAGGCCGCTCCACGGTTGATGCCATGAGGGCCTTCGCCCTGAGAAACAAAAGATCCCAGATACTCTACCGTTCGGTGATGATAATAATCGAGGCCCTCGAAAGGGGCGCCCCGATGAGCGACGTGCTGGTTTTTGTGGGCAACGATGTGAGGGAGATACTGCGCATAAAGCAGGAGAGGAAGGCATCCACAGGGATGCAGACAATGTTCTTTATAATGACCAGCGGGTTTATAGGGCCCCTTATAATGGGGGTCGTTGCCAAAGTTATGGGTTCCATCTCAGCCGGCGCCGTCTCCCAGACCCTCACCGCCGTCACGGGTTCCCAGGCCATATTTCCTGTGGAGGCGATTCAGAACGTCCTTCTTGGGTTTATTGTGCTGCAGGCGGTGGTCTCGGGCTTGGGGATAGGTGTAATAAGAGAAGGGAAGTATTCGGCAGGCCTCAAGTACAGCCTGCTCCTCGCGGTTCTTGGTGTAGTGACGTACAAGGTCACCGTCAGCGCCGGCATATCAATCTGA
- a CDS encoding peptidylprolyl isomerase has product MKIEAGDFVVFHYVGRFENGEVFDTSYEDIAKENGIYVEEREYGPLGVNVGVGEIIPGLDEALIGMEIGEKNTITIPPEKAYGMPNPELVIEVPISEFIQAGLEPVEGMYVMTDSGIAKIAKVEGENVSLDFNHPLAGKTLIFEVEIVDVQKDGKSGASD; this is encoded by the coding sequence ATGAAGATTGAAGCTGGAGATTTTGTGGTGTTCCACTACGTGGGCAGATTTGAGAACGGTGAAGTTTTTGATACCAGTTACGAGGACATCGCCAAGGAGAACGGGATATACGTGGAGGAGAGGGAATACGGCCCTCTCGGAGTTAACGTCGGAGTTGGCGAGATAATTCCCGGCCTTGACGAGGCCCTGATCGGCATGGAGATTGGGGAGAAGAATACCATCACGATACCCCCGGAGAAGGCCTACGGCATGCCCAACCCGGAGCTCGTCATAGAAGTCCCGATCTCGGAGTTCATCCAGGCCGGCCTGGAGCCAGTTGAAGGGATGTACGTCATGACCGACTCGGGGATAGCCAAGATAGCGAAGGTCGAAGGTGAGAACGTCAGCCTCGACTTCAACCACCCGCTCGCAGGGAAGACCCTTATCTTTGAGGTCGAGATAGTGGACGTTCAGAAAGATGGGAAGAGCGGGGCCTCAGATTGA
- a CDS encoding DUF2118 domain-containing protein encodes MERVPKLYVEAPPEECIEGRKTIKDCVIISGNVEVWLRKGETVPDFIDVEGSKFLMKEVYDRFYLYVDRTEGKLLADAVLVLPDGRTRIYLKKDDELLLLPVEGYTKTPIANVGNRVRTGDAFAAITTRKGEIHYLKPPKTGTVVFIDEVTNRPHYVYYILPEE; translated from the coding sequence GTGGAGAGGGTTCCGAAGCTTTACGTTGAAGCTCCTCCGGAGGAGTGCATTGAGGGGAGAAAGACGATAAAAGACTGCGTGATCATCAGTGGGAACGTTGAGGTATGGCTGAGGAAGGGCGAAACAGTTCCCGACTTCATCGATGTGGAGGGCTCCAAGTTCCTCATGAAGGAAGTTTACGACAGATTCTATCTCTACGTTGACAGGACGGAGGGGAAGCTGCTCGCAGATGCAGTTCTGGTTCTCCCTGACGGGCGGACACGGATATACCTGAAGAAGGACGATGAACTGCTCCTGCTCCCCGTGGAGGGATACACAAAAACCCCGATAGCGAACGTGGGGAACAGGGTGAGAACGGGGGACGCCTTCGCGGCCATAACCACAAGAAAAGGGGAGATCCACTACCTCAAGCCCCCGAAGACCGGGACGGTTGTGTTCATAGATGAGGTAACAAACAGGCCGCACTACGTTTACTACATCCTCCCTGAGGAGTAA
- a CDS encoding DUF4129 domain-containing protein, producing MILAIVGLFVIVGVLLGWRDPFQRLDSGGIGLLVRYIVMIVGGLGITLVLYLIRMNSTPKLPSNNTTALNGSVNGSLPLQSTTQSPVYYNNTSPAPTRQSLPSQYLLYALLVVAIAVFAYLAVIQYREYLQKKERKEMKLRAELFDKKLDELGLEMFENPREAIVGIYKNAVLWLKYLGVPYEESWTHWEHARHVKYMHDAFIELTRLFEKAKYAPEKITWDDARRALEVYRTMRRGVNEV from the coding sequence ATGATCCTCGCAATAGTTGGCCTGTTCGTTATCGTCGGCGTCCTTCTGGGATGGAGAGATCCCTTCCAGAGGCTTGATTCTGGCGGTATCGGCCTTCTCGTCCGGTACATCGTGATGATTGTAGGTGGACTGGGGATCACCCTCGTTCTGTACTTGATTCGGATGAATTCTACCCCAAAACTTCCCTCAAACAACACCACCGCATTGAACGGCTCGGTGAACGGTTCACTTCCCCTTCAGTCCACCACCCAATCTCCCGTCTACTACAATAACACTTCGCCGGCACCGACGAGGCAGTCTCTGCCGTCTCAGTACCTTCTCTATGCCCTCCTTGTGGTTGCAATAGCGGTCTTTGCCTACCTTGCCGTGATTCAGTACCGCGAATACCTGCAGAAAAAGGAGCGTAAGGAGATGAAGCTTCGGGCTGAGCTGTTTGATAAAAAACTTGATGAGCTCGGCCTCGAAATGTTCGAGAACCCAAGAGAGGCCATCGTAGGGATATACAAGAACGCAGTTCTCTGGCTCAAATACCTCGGCGTGCCCTACGAGGAGAGCTGGACGCACTGGGAGCATGCCCGGCATGTAAAATACATGCACGATGCGTTCATCGAACTGACGCGGCTCTTCGAAAAGGCAAAATATGCCCCTGAGAAAATAACGTGGGATGACGCCAGGAGGGCCCTCGAAGTTTACCGCACGATGCGGAGGGGTGTGAATGAGGTTTAA
- a CDS encoding MoxR family ATPase produces the protein MKIEEVSSKGNAVLEEVKKAIVGKDEVLKLILTTILADGHILLEDLPGLAKTLMAKSFATALGVKFKRVQFTPDLLPSDILGVSVFNQKTLEFEFKKGPIFTNILLADEINRAPPKTQSALLEAMQERQVTVEGSTYELERPFIVVATQNPIEQEGTYPLPEAQLDRFLVRLRVGYPSRREEIEILRRRMARKKEEVDITPILTPEEVVEMQRTIEDVYVSDAILEYITDIVLATREDKKEIEVGASPRGSLALLKLSRAYAALEGRDYVIPDDIKAVAVPALSHRLILKRELWYTKVSQESIMEKLLERVPVPKFE, from the coding sequence ATGAAAATAGAAGAGGTAAGCTCCAAGGGTAATGCCGTTCTTGAGGAGGTCAAGAAGGCAATAGTCGGAAAGGACGAGGTACTGAAGCTCATACTGACGACAATTTTGGCCGATGGGCACATACTCCTCGAAGACCTGCCCGGACTCGCCAAGACGCTCATGGCGAAGAGCTTCGCCACCGCTCTGGGAGTCAAGTTCAAGCGCGTCCAGTTCACACCGGACCTTCTCCCCAGTGACATTCTCGGCGTCAGCGTCTTCAACCAGAAGACCCTCGAGTTCGAGTTTAAGAAGGGCCCGATTTTCACGAACATACTCCTTGCCGACGAGATCAACCGTGCCCCACCCAAGACCCAGTCCGCTTTACTTGAGGCCATGCAGGAAAGACAGGTCACCGTTGAGGGAAGCACATACGAGCTGGAGAGACCCTTCATAGTCGTCGCCACCCAGAACCCGATAGAGCAGGAGGGCACCTATCCACTCCCGGAGGCGCAGCTGGACAGGTTCCTTGTCAGGCTCCGTGTTGGCTATCCGAGCAGGCGTGAGGAAATCGAGATACTCCGGAGGAGGATGGCCAGGAAGAAGGAAGAGGTCGATATAACGCCTATCCTGACCCCCGAGGAAGTCGTTGAGATGCAGAGGACGATAGAGGACGTTTACGTCAGCGACGCGATCCTGGAGTACATAACCGACATAGTCTTGGCGACGAGGGAGGACAAGAAGGAGATAGAGGTTGGTGCATCTCCCAGGGGAAGCCTTGCCCTGCTCAAGCTCTCTAGGGCGTACGCCGCTCTGGAGGGCAGGGACTACGTCATTCCCGACGACATAAAGGCCGTCGCCGTTCCGGCGCTGAGCCACAGGCTCATCCTCAAGAGGGAGCTGTGGTACACGAAGGTCAGCCAGGAGAGCATAATGGAGAAGCTCCTTGAGCGCGTTCCGGTTCCCAAGTTTGAGTGA
- a CDS encoding DUF58 domain-containing protein produces MLPTEKAEEILIALWLIVMFAFLLLRWELVYLTLPIIWLLFVAVFFFKPRLNVEIERLIPHNRFLEGTEIEIVLRIKSHERIPTLKITEDIPPGLELVEGHREHVLSLRPGEEREIRYRVRVRRGIHEFNWVKLRYRDPFGFFRVDKKIDVYSEIVGVPIITDVPTPYSTKGTKITVGPLPSPGVGEGVEFHAIREYQPGDPLKIINWKATARTGRIMANEYESERKVDVVFIVDASYTGRLVFDHLVRAAASLMLNALNNGTSFGLLLAEDVPLWIRVDYGKRHFFKCIDFLSTAKPDKNNRIAYQVEHLIKARFPAKAQLLYFSPLLTEESREALKITARYGYNVVVISPNPYTAVEPKSREEELAVKLLILQRKAMLMKMSAYGIIIDWDVRKPLEAAIAEVVGL; encoded by the coding sequence ATGCTCCCAACGGAGAAGGCAGAGGAGATTCTCATCGCACTCTGGCTCATCGTTATGTTCGCCTTCCTTCTCCTGCGCTGGGAGCTGGTCTATCTGACGCTTCCGATAATCTGGCTCCTCTTCGTGGCAGTGTTCTTCTTCAAACCGCGCCTCAACGTTGAGATAGAACGCCTGATCCCCCACAACCGCTTCCTTGAAGGGACTGAAATTGAGATAGTCCTCAGGATCAAGTCCCATGAGAGGATACCCACCCTGAAGATCACCGAAGACATACCCCCCGGCTTAGAGCTGGTGGAGGGACACAGAGAGCACGTCCTCTCCCTCCGGCCGGGAGAGGAGAGGGAGATAAGGTACAGGGTTCGCGTCAGGAGGGGAATCCACGAGTTCAACTGGGTAAAGCTGCGCTACCGCGATCCATTCGGCTTCTTCAGGGTTGACAAGAAGATAGACGTCTACAGCGAGATAGTGGGCGTTCCAATAATCACGGACGTTCCAACGCCCTACTCCACCAAGGGAACGAAGATAACCGTCGGCCCACTCCCTTCTCCGGGGGTCGGTGAGGGGGTTGAGTTCCACGCAATCAGGGAGTACCAGCCGGGAGACCCGCTCAAGATAATCAACTGGAAGGCCACCGCAAGAACGGGCAGAATAATGGCCAACGAGTACGAGAGCGAGCGCAAGGTTGATGTCGTCTTCATAGTGGACGCATCCTACACCGGCAGGCTCGTCTTTGACCACCTCGTTCGCGCTGCGGCTTCCCTCATGCTCAACGCCCTCAACAACGGAACCAGTTTTGGTCTCCTGCTCGCGGAAGACGTTCCGCTCTGGATTCGCGTTGACTACGGCAAAAGGCACTTCTTCAAGTGCATAGACTTCCTGAGCACCGCCAAACCCGACAAAAACAACAGGATAGCCTACCAGGTCGAGCACCTGATAAAGGCACGCTTCCCTGCTAAAGCCCAGCTGTTATACTTCTCCCCCCTCCTCACAGAGGAGAGCAGGGAGGCGCTTAAAATAACGGCCCGGTACGGCTACAACGTCGTGGTCATAAGTCCGAATCCCTACACCGCCGTCGAGCCGAAGAGCCGCGAGGAGGAGCTGGCGGTGAAGCTTCTGATACTCCAAAGGAAGGCGATGCTGATGAAGATGTCTGCCTACGGCATCATTATCGACTGGGATGTCAGAAAACCTCTGGAGGCGGCGATAGCGGAGGTGGTTGGGCTATGA
- a CDS encoding carbohydrate kinase family protein — MKLDLAVLGHVSIDHIRFPEKDEILYPGGAAAAVATSAALAGAKVGLVTKVGEDFPKEWLEKLSSLLDIRGVQILPGRTIHIYMIYHQDGTVDAPVDMGVAQNMGETPIPEEYMDASLFHIAPIPPEEQLKALKRLEGKTVSLDFNPTYIDDYAEKTGLMREIVSRVEVVFPNEREALTITKAPTVEEAAKILHGWGARLVVITRGERGVLVYDGEFREFSALPISPEEIVDPTGAGDAFAGGFLAMYSRGAPVEDCVKKGLERAREVLKKTGSWSI; from the coding sequence ATGAAGCTTGACCTGGCGGTGCTCGGCCACGTCTCAATAGACCACATCAGGTTTCCCGAAAAGGACGAGATACTGTACCCCGGGGGTGCAGCGGCGGCCGTGGCCACTTCCGCCGCGCTGGCCGGTGCAAAGGTTGGTCTGGTAACCAAGGTGGGTGAGGACTTTCCGAAGGAATGGCTCGAAAAGCTCTCCTCCCTTCTTGACATTAGGGGCGTTCAAATCCTGCCCGGCAGGACGATTCACATATACATGATTTACCACCAAGATGGAACCGTGGATGCGCCGGTTGACATGGGGGTTGCCCAGAACATGGGAGAAACCCCAATTCCGGAGGAATACATGGACGCCAGCCTATTCCACATAGCCCCGATTCCGCCGGAGGAACAGCTCAAAGCCCTAAAAAGACTCGAAGGCAAAACGGTAAGCCTCGATTTCAACCCGACTTACATCGACGACTACGCCGAAAAGACCGGCCTCATGAGGGAAATAGTCTCAAGGGTCGAAGTGGTATTCCCCAACGAGAGAGAGGCTCTGACGATAACTAAGGCTCCAACCGTGGAAGAAGCCGCTAAAATACTGCACGGGTGGGGAGCAAGGCTGGTTGTAATAACGCGCGGTGAGAGAGGGGTTCTCGTCTACGATGGCGAGTTCAGGGAGTTTTCGGCACTCCCTATAAGCCCCGAGGAAATCGTTGACCCCACCGGTGCGGGGGATGCCTTCGCGGGCGGCTTTCTGGCGATGTACTCTAGGGGCGCACCCGTTGAGGACTGCGTTAAAAAAGGATTGGAGAGGGCCAGGGAGGTTCTGAAAAAAACGGGGAGCTGGAGCATCTAA
- a CDS encoding carboxypeptidase M32 codes for MESVFQNETVKQILEKYRRIWAIGHAQSVLGWDMEVNMPREGILERSVAQGELSVLSQEFLLKPEFVELVEKAKSIEGLNEYERGVVRVLDRSIRISRSFPPEFLREMSEVSSQATKAWEEAKKSDDFSKFEPWLDRIIDLAKRAADYLGYEDEPYDALLDMFEEGLTTREVERMFEKLEKKLKPLLERIMEEGKVPQSHPLEKEKYEREWMERVNVWILQKFGYPLGVRSRLDVSAHPFTTEFGIRDVRITTRYEGYDFRRTILSTVHEFGHALYELQQDERFMFSPIAGGVSLGIHESQSRFWENIVGRSMEFAGLIHPVLRENLPFMADYTPEDVYLYFNMVRPDFIRTESDVVTYNFHILLRFKLERMMLNEGVKAKDLPELWNDEMENLLGIRPKSYVEGILQDIHWAHGTVGYFPTYSIGTLLAAQFYYHMKKDLNVEEHIANADFEPIKAWLREKVHRYGSIYPPKELLKKSIGEELNPDYFIRWVKERYL; via the coding sequence ATGGAAAGTGTTTTCCAGAACGAGACCGTCAAGCAGATTCTTGAGAAGTACAGGCGCATCTGGGCAATCGGCCACGCCCAGAGCGTCCTCGGCTGGGACATGGAGGTTAACATGCCCAGGGAGGGCATCCTGGAGAGGAGCGTCGCCCAGGGAGAGCTTTCAGTTCTCAGCCAGGAGTTCCTCCTCAAGCCGGAGTTCGTCGAGCTCGTCGAAAAGGCCAAATCCATAGAAGGCCTCAACGAGTACGAGAGGGGCGTTGTTAGGGTTCTCGACCGCTCGATAAGGATAAGCCGCTCATTCCCGCCGGAGTTCCTGAGGGAGATGAGTGAGGTAAGCAGCCAGGCAACGAAGGCCTGGGAGGAGGCCAAAAAGAGCGACGACTTCTCCAAGTTCGAGCCGTGGCTCGACAGGATTATAGATCTCGCAAAGAGGGCCGCTGACTATCTCGGCTACGAAGACGAGCCCTATGATGCTCTCCTTGACATGTTCGAGGAGGGCCTCACCACCCGCGAAGTCGAGAGGATGTTTGAAAAGCTGGAGAAGAAGCTCAAGCCGCTCCTTGAGAGGATAATGGAAGAGGGTAAAGTCCCGCAGAGCCACCCACTTGAGAAGGAGAAGTACGAGCGGGAGTGGATGGAGCGCGTAAACGTCTGGATACTCCAGAAGTTCGGCTACCCACTCGGCGTGCGTTCAAGGCTCGACGTCTCAGCCCACCCCTTCACCACTGAGTTCGGTATCCGCGATGTCAGGATAACCACCAGGTATGAGGGCTACGACTTCAGGAGGACTATCCTCAGCACCGTCCATGAGTTTGGTCACGCACTCTACGAGCTCCAGCAGGACGAGAGGTTCATGTTCAGCCCGATTGCGGGTGGAGTAAGCCTCGGCATCCACGAGAGCCAGAGCCGCTTCTGGGAGAACATCGTCGGCCGCTCGATGGAGTTTGCCGGCCTCATCCACCCCGTCCTGAGGGAGAATCTGCCCTTCATGGCGGACTACACTCCGGAGGACGTCTACCTCTACTTCAACATGGTCAGGCCTGACTTCATCAGGACTGAATCAGATGTCGTCACCTACAACTTCCACATCCTGCTCCGCTTCAAGCTCGAAAGGATGATGCTCAACGAGGGCGTCAAGGCGAAGGATTTACCGGAGCTCTGGAACGACGAGATGGAGAACCTCCTCGGCATAAGGCCCAAGAGCTACGTCGAGGGAATCCTCCAGGACATCCACTGGGCCCATGGAACGGTCGGCTACTTCCCGACCTACAGCATCGGAACGCTCCTGGCGGCACAGTTCTACTACCATATGAAGAAGGACCTCAACGTGGAAGAGCACATCGCCAATGCGGACTTCGAGCCGATAAAGGCCTGGCTCCGCGAGAAGGTTCACAGGTACGGCTCAATCTACCCGCCGAAGGAGCTGCTTAAGAAGTCCATCGGCGAGGAGCTGAACCCGGACTACTTCATAAGGTGGGTAAAGGAGAGGTACCTCTGA
- a CDS encoding ASCH domain-containing protein, with amino-acid sequence MATWRMGLQEEYLKAIAEGRKKVEGRLYDEKRQRIRPGDTIIFENKLMCVVKDIRVYSSFSEMLGKEGLENVLPGVESIEEGVRVYRRFYSEEKEKKYGVAAIEVEPVGWVGEPLT; translated from the coding sequence ATGGCGACGTGGAGGATGGGTCTCCAGGAGGAGTACCTGAAGGCCATAGCCGAGGGCAGGAAGAAGGTCGAGGGGCGCTTATACGACGAGAAAAGGCAGAGAATAAGGCCGGGAGATACGATAATCTTCGAGAACAAGCTGATGTGCGTGGTGAAGGATATCAGGGTCTACTCGTCGTTCAGTGAGATGCTGGGGAAGGAGGGCCTTGAGAACGTCCTGCCCGGCGTGGAGAGCATCGAGGAAGGAGTAAGGGTTTATAGGCGCTTCTACTCCGAGGAGAAGGAGAAAAAGTACGGTGTGGCTGCCATAGAGGTCGAGCCAGTCGGGTGGGTTGGGGAGCCGCTCACTTAG
- a CDS encoding NAD(P)/FAD-dependent oxidoreductase, whose amino-acid sequence MKYDVLIIGGGPVGNYLASLLARDFSVAVVERKGSFGGKACTGIIGAANYERLGLPEEAVLNRLRGAAFYSRIQSFEIERKTPQAYLVDRKVLEKSLAERAVRRGAEYYMATTFQGFKNGKAVLQHLGERLEVEADFYVGADGVSSTVAKAIGAKTNAEFLSGYEVEVVGDFKKDFVEVWVNKDLNGDFFMWVAPVNEELARVGTLGSIEALNRFLRVRMLRPTSIVEFKAGSVGFGWRKPWVRGNVALIGDAALQIKPTTAGGIVYGMFCAHALRRALLDGRPGEYERGCSFVKKQISFGLRFRRVFKGMSQEDIERVFEVLGTEEAREVIETQADFDDHVKTAKAILRRPKLLAKLIRISPSIVRYLV is encoded by the coding sequence ATGAAGTACGACGTTCTTATCATCGGCGGCGGGCCCGTCGGAAACTACCTGGCCAGCCTGCTCGCGAGGGACTTCAGCGTTGCCGTCGTCGAGAGAAAGGGCTCCTTCGGGGGAAAGGCGTGCACCGGAATAATAGGTGCCGCGAACTACGAGAGGCTCGGGCTTCCAGAGGAGGCCGTGCTGAACAGACTCCGCGGGGCGGCCTTCTACTCAAGGATACAGAGCTTCGAGATAGAGAGGAAAACACCGCAGGCGTATCTCGTCGACAGGAAAGTCTTGGAGAAAAGCCTGGCGGAAAGGGCAGTTAGGAGGGGAGCAGAGTACTACATGGCGACGACCTTTCAGGGATTCAAGAACGGGAAGGCAGTTCTACAGCACCTCGGGGAGAGGCTCGAGGTCGAGGCAGACTTCTACGTTGGGGCTGACGGCGTTTCGAGCACCGTCGCCAAGGCCATCGGGGCAAAGACGAACGCAGAATTCTTAAGCGGCTACGAGGTGGAAGTTGTAGGGGACTTTAAGAAGGACTTCGTCGAGGTGTGGGTGAACAAGGACCTAAACGGGGACTTCTTCATGTGGGTGGCGCCGGTGAATGAAGAATTGGCGAGAGTGGGAACCCTCGGGAGCATTGAGGCACTCAACCGCTTCCTCAGGGTGAGGATGCTCAGGCCCACCTCCATAGTAGAGTTCAAGGCCGGCTCGGTTGGGTTCGGCTGGAGGAAGCCTTGGGTGCGGGGCAACGTTGCGCTCATAGGCGACGCCGCGCTCCAGATAAAGCCGACGACGGCGGGGGGCATAGTTTACGGCATGTTCTGCGCCCACGCCCTCAGGCGGGCCCTCCTGGACGGGAGGCCGGGGGAATACGAGAGGGGCTGTTCCTTCGTGAAAAAGCAGATCAGCTTCGGCCTGAGGTTCAGAAGGGTCTTCAAAGGCATGAGCCAGGAGGACATAGAGAGGGTCTTTGAGGTTCTCGGAACCGAGGAGGCGAGGGAGGTCATTGAGACACAGGCAGATTTCGATGACCACGTGAAGACTGCCAAAGCGATACTCAGGAGGCCCAAGCTCCTCGCAAAGCTCATAAGGATCAGCCCGTCCATAGTGCGCTACCTCGTCTGA
- the pcp gene encoding pyroglutamyl-peptidase I → MKVLVTGFEPFGGEEINPSWEAVRALPEEIEGAEVVKRQLPVTFRGVREILPRLIVEERPDVVILTGQAGGRPNITVERVAINVMDSTMPDNEGFTPEDEPVFEGAPAAYFATLPVKAIVRALREEKIPAGVSNTAGTYVCNAAMFTVLHTIAVAGMETRAGFIHVPFSHEQALDKPRPSMALDTIKRAIEIAVKTSLRA, encoded by the coding sequence ATGAAGGTTCTCGTTACGGGCTTTGAACCCTTTGGGGGCGAAGAGATAAACCCCTCGTGGGAGGCTGTCAGGGCCCTTCCAGAGGAAATAGAAGGTGCGGAAGTAGTGAAGCGCCAGCTCCCAGTTACCTTCAGGGGAGTCCGGGAGATTCTCCCTAGGCTCATCGTTGAGGAGAGGCCCGACGTGGTTATCCTGACGGGCCAGGCCGGCGGGAGGCCGAACATAACTGTCGAGCGCGTTGCAATAAACGTCATGGACTCGACGATGCCGGACAATGAGGGCTTCACTCCGGAGGACGAGCCGGTCTTTGAGGGTGCCCCGGCGGCGTACTTTGCAACCCTGCCGGTAAAGGCCATCGTGAGGGCTTTGAGGGAGGAGAAAATCCCTGCAGGAGTTTCGAACACCGCAGGAACCTACGTCTGCAACGCGGCGATGTTCACGGTTCTTCACACGATAGCCGTTGCGGGAATGGAGACGAGGGCGGGATTCATACACGTGCCCTTCAGTCACGAGCAGGCCCTCGACAAACCGAGGCCGTCAATGGCCCTGGATACGATAAAGAGGGCCATTGAGATCGCGGTTAAAACCTCACTGAGGGCCTGA